Genomic DNA from Garra rufa chromosome 18, GarRuf1.0, whole genome shotgun sequence:
CTGTTTTCCTACCAATCATACCTTTTTCTTGCTTTAGTTTAACTGAACATATAAGTGTGAGCAGCTCTGGTCAGTTACGAATAGGCCTAGGCCTACTTCTCTTCTCCACTAAGTTCTGGAAGTCGAATGTTATGATTCATATTGATTTTTACTTGGGTTTATGCAAAAACATACCTAGTCACTATTTTTCAAAGCAATTGCATACTGTCcatttttgcttattttgtcATTCGTAAACATAATGGAATAGAGACACTGTAACTCTAAACTCAATTGTACGAAACATAATGATGGACTTAAAGGCATTGGAGGATTGTGAAATCATTTCATTGGAACTTGGTTTTCATTACATCTTTTTGTTCTGTTGTGTGTTTacatgtgtatttattcatgttcATGTCACTAAAAACATGTTGTTTTATGTACATAAAATAATAGAGGTGCTAAAATATTATGAGAGCAGGCAGATAAGGGTAAAAAGTGAAGGAGTAAAAATTGAAGAAGTTTCCAGAGTATGAATTGTCATCTGTATTGTGTAAAGTTCTATAGAAATAAAGGTAGCATTACTTGACCTTAATTTTGCAACAGACATCACGCAGTCATTAGATATCAGAAAAATAAGGTGTTGTTTTTTAGAATCtcgtttgttaaaaaaaaacttctgcaTTTGTGAGCTACAGCAAACAGAAAAAATTGGTCTCTGTTTGCTATAAATGCCACATGGACATGTGTCTCCTTTAGAGACCTCTAACGTTTTCCTTCTGATCACACATTCAACATGCTGGGGCAAAAGCTAAGCTGGATCATTTGTAAGTATTGCTGTGAGTATTTACTGTGAAATTGAGTTaactttttataattataattgtttATAATTGTTTCTATGTGATTTTGATTTTTAGTGCTGCTGTTATTATGTCAGTATGGTAAGAATGGCAGTTTACTAATGTATAGTGTCTCATTAAATAAAAGAGCCttttaaatacaaaacaacaTTATTTCAAGTAATTTTACTACATCCTCTCTGCAGgtgattatataaaattatataaaattatattcctgaaacaaaaatgtgtttacagcagaaacatgctaataaaaaGTGtgggtctatttttttttttttttttgagtaggcTGTTTTTATCATCAAGCCCAAACAGTTAATGTTTAAAGTATATGATTAATACATATGCAGATATATAAACAAGATTGCTTAATGCTTATAGTATAAAGTCATAAAATCTGAGGTTTCTAGGTCATGCAATATTTCAAATGTACTGTATGACCAAACAAAGAGCACAAAACGATAACtactgtaaattaaaaaagttaaagcGTAATAGTATCTTTAAATAACACCAGTGGCTTTTTATGAGAAAATAAAATGCACGTTTtgcatgttttgttttgatttggagCCAGTTAGACTTTGACAGTGAGCTTGACACACATTagtgaaatgttcatttttatacTCCTAATCTCAATAAATAGTAAGGATACTTCCTTGTGTTCAAACATATCAACATGCTGCAACATGTATGGTAAGAATGGCAGTTTACTAATGTATAGTGTCTCATTAAATAAAAGAGCCttttaaatacaaaacaacaTTATTTCAAGTAATTTTACTACATCCTCTCTGCAGGTGTAGcagcaaaaacaacactggtctgTGAAGGAGAATCTGCGTTCCTCAGCTGTGGTTGGTGATTCagtcatttttaaatgttaaattttaaAGAGAAAAGAGAACAGAATTGGGAAGAAACCTTGAGTCTGAACTCTGACCATGTGCAGTGTAATTAAACTTTAccacaattctcttttttttttacatgtcagATTTGGGATTCATAAAGGTTGTTAAAGCCAACTATGGACGGACTGATCACACAACATGCGCTAGTGGGAAAAAATAGAAGTCTATCTCAAATACGCACTGCTTCAAAGACACATTCCTCCATATGTCCGCTCGGTAGGACTGACAGACAAAAGATTAATTTATgtttacaattcattttaattaatattttacaagAGCAAGATACATAACATTCATTTCGTCTCTAATATATTAAACCTAATCTCAAGTCATTGTCTGTTTATGAAACAGGTGTGATGGAAGAGAATACTGCTCTGTTCCTGTAAATAACTCAGTTTTCTCTGATCCTTGTTATGGGACTTACAAATACCTGGATGTGACTTATGAATGTGTCCCAGCAAGTAAGCCACGTGTTTTATACAATTTCCATTCTAAATTTTAAAAGTTGATTATTAATGTTGTCTTTTCTCTACATATCTAGAATTGGTAGTTACCATAAATATTACTGACCTCTGTTCCCATTTTCCCCAAAATAATTTTAGAAAGAAGTGTAACATGTGAAAATTGAAACAGCGTCATTGTCTGTGGTAAGATTTATCATTTCTTTCTGTAAGTTCTTTTGCTGAGATTATAGCATCAAAAAGGTACAGCATTTTGTTTACTTCATCAGAAACTCATGTCCACATTATTTTGACTGGATCAGTCCAGGTACAGTACATGGTGGGACAAATTACTGTTTTGAAATTTGCTGTTCTTGTGTTTCAAAAGATACTGGTGTTATTTCTGTTCATCATGCCAATTATGGACGACGTGATCTTGATACCTGCCCTCATCAATCAGCAACATCACGAAAATGTTTCTCTCCTCAGACCAGCAGATACACTTCGTTCACTTCATCagatcacatacacacacatatcttCAGCTATTTTGAAACAATATGCATAATAATCATTAGGAGCGATGTACATGTATCCAGTCATGAAAGATACACATGGCAAGCTattaataccttttttttttttttttttttttttataggtgCAATGGGAAGAATTCTTGTCATCTTAATGCCTCAAATTCTGTCTTCTGTGATCCATGTTATCTTGTCAATAAGTACCTGGAAGTGACGTACAGCTGTGAATAATTGTATGACGTTTCTGTTACATGCCATTTGAAAACCATCTCTGTTATAGATGCTGATAATACTGGGGTTGATAATAAAAGAATATATCAAAATCAACCTGTAATTTCACAGCTTACACACACTGCTTTAATGATCATGTGTTAACAAAAAAgagtaaaaataagtaaaatgtatcAAAACGGTAAATGTGCAGATGCTTACAAATGGACCtacatgaaaataatgtcacaatgcaaataaAATCTTCTCTACATGCATAGTATAATTTGTTTTTGTGGTGTTTGATTTTGTAGGATTCTGTCATAAATATGTTAAACAAATTGTAACGTAAATGTATGAAAATGATCATTCTCAAACTCTTTTAGAGGAATCTACAAAACTCTAGAGCTGTCTTTATTTTAGAGACATATGTACAAAAGAGTAAGTACAATTGTCTACAGTTTACACAATAACTAAATGCACATGgcttattgatcaaataaatcaaatatgcaAAACAATCCATTCACTTGCCATTGTAATGAAATAGGAATCACAATCTTGTAGAGGACAGAAAGCAGTGTgtcaacaaaaacattttttttaatattttttttatgttattataaTCAAATTTTCGGTCTGATTGGATTTGATTATTACAATATTTGCAAAAGGAATTTGTGTTAATTATATAAGTTGCCATCTTGCAATCAAATGTTTACGTGAAGCATCTAAGACTTTTGCATATTACTGTGCTACGTAGGGCAAAAAGTAGATAAATACTCAAGAAAGCTTGTACTTTCGTATGAATTGTAATTTCAGCAGTTTATTGGTCATATCAGATCCAACAGGCAACTACAAAATTATATTCCTGAAACAAAAATGTGTTTACagcagaaacatgctaataaaaaGTGtgggtctattttttttttttttttttttttttgagtaggcTGTTTTTATCATCAAGCCCAAACAGTTAATGTTTAAAGTATATGATCAATACATATGCAGATATATAAACAAGATTGCTTAATGCTTATTATAGTATAAAGTCATAAATCTGAGGTTTCTAGGTCATGCAATATTTCAAATGTACTGTATGACCAAACAAAGAGCACAAAATGATAACtactgtaaattaaaaaagttaaagcACAATAGTATCTTTAAATAACACCAGTGGCTTTTTATGAGAAAATATAAAATGCACGTTTtgcatgttttgttttgatttggagCCAGTTAGACTTTGACAGTGAGCTTGACACACATTAGTGTAATGTTCATTTTTATACTCCTAATCTCAATAAATAGTAAGGATACTTCCTTGTGTTCAAACATATCAACATGCTGCAACAAAACCTCAACTGGATCTCTTGTAAGTGATTTTATTTCATTAACTTGCAATAAGAATgtttaaaactatgatatttaaaacaaaatattttctcTGTGATTTTACAGTGCTAATTTTACTGTGTCGACAAGGTAAGGCCTTAAAGAGTTCTTTTGCTAGAAAtgcaaattcaaattcaaaacaatCCTGTTGCTAATTCAATCCAATGCtgattatttacttttattaagtTACTGTACCTTACATCATCCTAAACAGCTTTTCTCTCTCCAGGTGTTGAAACAAAAAGATATTTCACGTGTGAAGGAGGCTCTGTTCAACTCAGCTGTGGTGAGTAATCTACAATCACACAAAGTGTGTTAAAATTCTCAATGATTCTTATTGGTAAATAGTTTAATGTGTCAGATTGGGGATACATAAAGGTGGTTACAGCCAACTATGGACGAACTGATGAAACAACATGCTCCACTGGAAGATCACTTCATCAGGTCTCAAATGTCGACTGCTTCCAAGAGACATCCGTCCATGTGATGTCCATCCGGTAATCACTTCTTTACGGGCAACTGAAACAGCAGCTCTATATCAAACAGTAGATATAATTGCAGTTCTTCTTAAAACTGTCTGTTCTTGACCTAGTTTGTGTGTGATCATAGATGTGATGGACGAAAGAGCTGTTCTGTTCCTGCAGTGAACTCAGTTTTCTCTGACCCTTGTGTTGGGACTTATAAATACCTGGATGTGTCCTATTTGTGTCTCCCATTTAGTAAGTCAATACTGAtacacattactgttcaaaatttggggtgagcaacatttttcaaatgtttttggaaggagcctcttttgctcaccaaggctgcatttatttgatacaatcAAAACTATATATTTCTAATATACTAATTCATTCattaactgtaatattgtgaaatattattacaatttaaattgactgttttctgttttaatatattaaaaaattaaagaaacttttttttattattattatcaatattgaaaacagtagtgttgcttaatattttgtggaaacggtTTTGTAGTTTATGTGTCCtggcttaataaattattacTGACCATTTCGAAAGCTTTTTTTTGCCATCTTAAATTGGTAGTTACTTAGTAATGACCAGTTTTCCTTTTGTTTCTCCAACATAATTGTAGGAAGAAGTGTCACTTGTGAAGGCAGCCAAAGTCTCATTGACTGTGGTAAGATTCATCTGTTCTTTCTCCAAATTCATTTCTATGTTGTTATCAATCCAGACAAATTTGGGCATTTGTAATCTTTGGCCCTGCTTTCCATCCACAATGATGCTATGAAGCTTTAGTGTACTTTAACTTTAAACCGgttaattttcttaatttgtgCTGCCTATTTCTGACCAAAACATTACAGACATTGGCTAAACGTCTTTGAtttggtgatactcggatgtaaacaacagcatggattgcacggttaatgtactactgaatacgctgttctgctaatttatactgtctaaaccacggacaaaatgtgtggaagctgctaaatatagagaaggacttagtaagtagGAAAGGATGCAATGTTTTGACAAAAGTTAATACttggtaaagatacataccagcagtattaattaagattttagctttatatttcacctacctgactggaaatgataagaacaaacacgaatgttgtaaagattcttgccctggaaattctagtttagtttggccaaccacaaacaccttttgttccttagttttttgcactcttctccttgatttgttgtaacaatcaagcgtttattcccgtgtttgatttcctgtgtttttgattcctggactccttcccgtgttttgattctcgctgccagccccgacctttctgcctgttttgaccacgatttctgcctgcccctttgtgtttgttttgtttcaataaatgctgcgaatggatccgcacgtctctgaccctccttgtgacaacaACAATTGATTATTTTCCGGGGCAATAATCAGAATAATAtccaagttttgttcggttcagtggctttgtttacattcagtgtgcCAATATGGTCGATTGATGACGTGTCCTGAAAACACTCTATACACCTTAAAACCACAGTATGTCATTTTCACCGCTAGGGGGCGCAtattcaaaataaacaaaaaagaaaaaaatgctcAGTTTGATGACACAGTGATCAAGTGAGGTGAATGTTTGTTTACTATacacagacggattctgatatatcgtatttgtttatttcagcctaaaccacattttactacctctgttatcctaatgacttgTTAAAATCAGttaatctatctacactgtatgatgaataaatctgcATCGTTAAAGTTAGGCCCCTTTTTGacagacaataataataataatcgccTTGCTAtcatcaaaggcatcagcaacaggcgatatctctatCGACGATATACGAAACTATCGTCTATTGGCACAACCCTAgggcatagactgtaaaaaaagaggGACAACGCGTCTCTGCTtcattccactatagaaaagtaaaGACAAAGCATCTCAATATGGCCGCTGACATCTTGGAGGAAATAATCCCTGCGTCCCAATGTCcatactatccatcctaaatagCATGTGAGATTACAATAAGTGTGTCCCAAAGTATAGTATGCTGAAAAGAGTATGGCAAAAGTCcctggatggtctactacttcagGTCGATTTTTTAAGTGTGGATCTGTGCACactctaatggctaatattgcccacagtCCATTGCGCTTTGGCAAAGGATTCGGTTTAGAACTAAAATCACGAATAAAACGTGTAAAAAAACTACAAGCATGGCGGATGTGTGCGACCAGCAATGTGGAGGATGGTGACTGTGAGAAGATGATTGACAGGCCAGTTTACTGTGACAGGGTAAAGATGCAATTGTGTGACATGTTAGTGTGCtccaaagcttgcctactcttctactacacactcaaaagtgtgtactttttcttcaacaaaagagtacatactttaagggcgtagtataagtatgaacattgggacgcagggtatgtcatttggagccagagtctgcgcagtacaGATTCGtttgtagccagagtctgcgcagtagtgttgTGAGGCAAAGCCGCGGTATCAAAGTCCCGCCAAAACTCCCACAGACCCAATCGCAAGATCATAATCATGACACACCCTGTTTTTATAGTAtcaaataactacctaaaagcgaacttattagaaaaacgaacacttgaacatgaatcagcactataataagaactacctcacacgatagAAACTATATTTGGGAAAAAATTGTTTGAAATGTAATTTGAATATTTAGTTTGGCCAAAGAACTTGTACTGTATTCTATACTCTGGTTTGGCTCACGTCCGATTAGATTACATGGGGAGGGCGGGGTtaatgacctatactgcagccagccaccggggggcgattgAAACGTTTTGGCTTTACTTTTCGGGACTCGTGCGGCACACTTGGAGATGAGCGCGACACACGGCGCGAAAGCAGaggagcttttattatgccacagtccaGCTCTTCTAGTCATGCGTATGTTGGGTAAACCAGCGTTGTTTTATCAAACTAGATACAGTTtagtgtgttgaaagttctgttataatgctactctgtgcgttcgtcacctgtctaataaTACATAACATACTAAACTGTTTTTGGtatttccatgttttctacaaaataaaaccgtAAATCGGAAATCACACGGTTCGTTATACTAGTTCAGTTatttatttctctggatttaaacattgtTGGAAACATTTGGAATGTTGTAAGTACACGAATCTaaactgttctagtggtttttggttattcttattaaaaaaaaaaaacgtactcggttactaacgtaacctcggttctctcagagagggaacgagtactgcgtaagctagcttacgcttggggaaaatcctttccgcgagagatattgaagccaaaaaattatccttaattttgtattaatgtaaaacgcgttgccgcagtgagcagacataggcgaggcgtattgcttgcctattggctgctctgcagcaactgcagcacctatcgagcgaggcttggcgcgaaaccagctccaatgagagcctttcgcgcctaatacgtcatctcccgccgaaagtggcgtgatccaagcctataaatatcgctcgaaggtagctacactctggttttttcatcataaaagcgcccagagcacgcgcttgcacggcaaggtacgcagtactcgttccctctctgagagaaccgaggttacgttagtaaccgagtacgttctcttacgagaggtctctcgtactgcgtaagctagcttacgcttggggaccccatgtaaaacgccgtgcatgccaagatctgataccatagacccgagggcgaatagcccggggttcatatagtgtttgaacgtgcttgaacatataaggggattaggaccctataaacactggctcctggtatatccgggcaggtaaacgacctggataaacttggaacatgggtctagatatctgttaatatctagaccgatagcaacttggcctgtagggcgggaacctccaagttgtagaatcttatgaatgtagacggagaggcccagcctgccgccgtacaaatgtcttgcaagttaattccactcgaccaagcccacgacgaggccacgcccctcgtggaatgtgctctgacacccagcgggcatcgcatgcccttggactcgtacgccagtgcaatagcatccactatccatctggataaagtctgttttgacgcagccattcctttagaatgcccgtaaaacgagacgaacagctgttctgtctgtctaaaagcagacgtgcgagacacatagactcttagcgctctaactggacataagagtctcgcgtcagcctcatCATCCCCAACcggcagagcagacagtgcgatgacctgtgctctaaacggtgtgttaatagactttggcacatatccatgcttgggtttgagtataactttagagtcgttaggtccaaactccatgcatgtcgcgcccacggagagcgcATGCAAATCTCctacgcgcttcactgaagcgagcgctaggaggaatatagccttaagagacagatattttaattcagccgcctgtagtggttcgaatggtccgcccttcatagcgtccagcaccacagaaaggtcccaagttgggactgaaggcggtctgggtggatttaatctcttagctcccctaaggaagcgtatgattaaatcgttcctccctattgactgacctagcgttgtcctcgagaacgctgctatggccgccacataaactttgagcgtggacggggacctgcccttgtccagcagctcttgtaggaaggaaagtacatctgtcactccacagtctgtgggtgaagatccgcgggctgtgcaccagtccgcaaatatcgaccacttcgaggcatagagccgtctagtagatggcgccctagcctgtgtgatcgttgatatcactcctgtggggagttcatcatatattccctggtgacccatacatgaagggaccacagctcggggtgagggtgccaaatcgcgccgcccgcctgcgagaggaggtctctcctcacaggtattggccacggtgcgatgctcgtcatctgcatcagcgctgggaaccaaggctggttcccccaaaacggcgctattagcagtattgcacacccttcctccttcaccctctctatcacctgaggtaggagagagactgggggaaaagcataaagaggacggcggggccacgcatgtgctagcgcgtccttggctttggaaaagaattctagacaatgagcgttgtcctgagatgcaaatagatctatctccgctctgccgaatgttttccataatagctgcaccgtctgagggtgcagcgaccattcgcccgccggaacattgttcctggacagtctgtctggtcctacatttagggtcccccgcacgtgcgctgccctcagcgagcgcaggttgcgatgagcccataccagaaggcgttctgcaagtgcatgtagttttctggacctgagaccgccctggcgatttatgtaagccactaccgatatgttgtcggagcggactaatacatgacttCCTTTCAATAAaggaagaaaatatgtcagcgcattctctactgccatcatttcgaggcagttgatatgcagcgatttctcgcgttctgaccactggccgaacgacggtctgccgtctaggagcgctccccatcccgaggtggacgcgtccgtggacactactttcaccttcgagggtctctctagagtgacacctgtttggtaccagccggctgttctccacggcatcagggctgtaacgcatctctgattgatcgtgagacggagtcgaccggacgcccacgcttggtgcggcactcgcgctctcagccagaactgcagtgggcgcatgcagagcatccctaactgtagaactgatgatgctgacgccataagacctaacactctttgaaaggttTTGAGCGGGGCAGACGCGCTGCagcagagcgcgctcactgctCTCTGAATGTTCAGCGCGCGCTCTTGCGTTAGCTTCGCT
This window encodes:
- the LOC141290594 gene encoding LOW QUALITY PROTEIN: L-rhamnose-binding lectin CSL1-like (The sequence of the model RefSeq protein was modified relative to this genomic sequence to represent the inferred CDS: substituted 2 bases at 2 genomic stop codons) encodes the protein MLVQKLSWIILLLLLCQYGVAAKTTLVCEGESAFLSCDLGFIKVVKANYGRTDHTTCASGKKXKSISNTHCFKDTFLHMSARCDGREYCSVPVNNSVFSDPCYGTYKYLDVTYECVPAKRSVTCENXNSVIVCDTGVISVHHANYGRRDLDTCPHQSATSRKCFSPQTSRYTSCNGKNSCHLNASNSVFCDPCYLVNKYLEVTYSCVETKRYFTCEGGSVQLSCDWGYIKVVTANYGRTDETTCSTGRSLHQVSNVDCFQETSVHVMSIRCDGRKSCSVPAVNSVFSDPCVGTYKYLDVSYLCLPFRRSVTCEGSQSLIDCGNSVIWIHHANYGRRDLVTCAHKLATTSDCYSPQTRSLRSSCNGKTSCQLNASNPPVFSDPCPDVHKYLEVMYSCI